In the genome of Hymenobacter taeanensis, one region contains:
- a CDS encoding SDR family oxidoreductase has translation MRRVLITGANRGLGLELTRQYLERGDTVYAACRNPDAATDLKALGTTRLHLIQLDLTSEDSIAQAQKAVRRHTAALDILINNAGIFPGAGPEDPAKQNLGNLTSDNALTVFKVNAVGPMLVAQAFLELLKAGNKPRIISLSSGQGSLTWKASGEPYHYSASKAALNMYMRALAAEVGTYGLISVLVDPGWIRTGMGGSNAAIPAADSAKGIIRLTDQLHAEENGSFVTWQGQPVPW, from the coding sequence ATGAGACGCGTACTAATCACCGGGGCCAACCGGGGCCTGGGCCTCGAACTCACCCGCCAATACCTGGAGCGTGGCGATACGGTATATGCCGCCTGCCGCAACCCCGATGCTGCTACTGACCTGAAGGCGTTGGGCACTACCCGCCTACACCTCATTCAGCTTGACCTGACGAGCGAAGACTCCATTGCCCAAGCCCAAAAAGCGGTACGCCGCCACACTGCGGCGTTGGATATTCTCATCAATAACGCCGGTATTTTTCCCGGGGCCGGTCCCGAAGACCCCGCCAAGCAGAACCTCGGCAACCTCACCTCAGATAATGCCCTGACCGTTTTTAAGGTAAATGCGGTAGGACCCATGCTGGTGGCGCAGGCGTTTTTGGAGCTCCTGAAAGCCGGCAACAAACCTCGCATCATCAGCCTTTCTTCGGGCCAAGGCTCTCTGACCTGGAAGGCCTCCGGCGAACCGTATCACTACTCGGCCAGCAAAGCGGCCCTGAATATGTACATGCGCGCGCTGGCTGCTGAAGTAGGCACCTACGGCCTGATTTCGGTGCTGGTAGATCCGGGCTGGATCCGGACGGGCATGGGCGGCTCCAACGCCGCCATTCCGGCCGCCGACTCTGCCAAGGGCATCATCCGCCTCACTGATCAGTTGCACGCCGAGGAAAACGGCAGCTTTGTAACGTGGCAGGGGCAGCCAGTACCCTGGTAG
- a CDS encoding bifunctional GNAT family N-acetyltransferase/carbon-nitrogen hydrolase family protein: MTPTAIPAHKLVLRTLRRNDFKAVKEIMDKVYSNMEGAWAQDEYNALLKKFPEGQICIEDNGQVVAAALAIIVEYSKYGDKHTYAKITGNGKFDTHDSNGDTLYGVDVFVDPEYRSLRLGRRLYDARKELCENLNLRAMVAGGRIPGYAAYANEMTPAKYVEMVRAKELTDPILTFQLSNDFYVRKLIRGYLPYDSESKAYATLLEWINVYYDEETDKLIGNQKSNVRIGIVQWQMRATQNLDDFFQQMEFFVDTVSGYKADCVMFPEFFNAPMMALTNEESPSVAIRSMSAFTEPIKTKMMELAVSYNINVIAGSMPLYDDGKLYNVSYLCRRDGTVDEQYKLHVTPDEASYWGMRGGDKLRCFDTDFGKIGILICYDVEFPELSRMLSDEGMKILFVPFWTDTKNAYQRVRLCAQARAIENECYVAITGSVGNLPRVENMDIQYSQSAVFSPSDFAFPHDAIVAEATPNTEMTLIADLDLDLLKDLNTSGAVRNLRDRRRDLYSVSWVKKTERDDELLAQGEERAPKAPTRRKTLASS; encoded by the coding sequence ATGACTCCTACCGCCATTCCGGCCCATAAGCTGGTACTGCGCACCCTGCGGCGCAACGACTTTAAGGCGGTAAAGGAAATCATGGACAAGGTGTACTCTAACATGGAGGGCGCCTGGGCCCAGGATGAGTACAATGCCCTGCTGAAAAAATTTCCTGAAGGCCAGATCTGCATCGAAGATAATGGCCAGGTGGTAGCTGCCGCCCTGGCTATTATTGTAGAGTACAGCAAGTATGGCGACAAGCACACCTACGCTAAAATTACCGGCAACGGGAAGTTCGACACACACGACTCCAACGGCGACACACTCTACGGCGTTGATGTGTTTGTGGACCCCGAGTACCGGAGCCTACGCCTGGGCCGTCGTTTATACGACGCCCGCAAGGAGCTCTGCGAAAACCTGAACCTGCGCGCCATGGTGGCCGGGGGCCGGATACCGGGCTACGCCGCCTACGCCAACGAAATGACGCCGGCTAAATACGTGGAGATGGTGCGAGCCAAGGAACTGACCGACCCCATCCTCACTTTCCAGCTTTCCAACGATTTCTACGTGCGGAAGCTCATCCGGGGCTACCTTCCCTACGACTCCGAGTCGAAGGCTTACGCCACGTTGCTGGAGTGGATTAATGTGTACTACGACGAGGAAACCGACAAGCTGATTGGTAACCAAAAGTCGAACGTGCGCATTGGCATTGTGCAGTGGCAAATGCGTGCCACCCAAAACCTCGACGACTTTTTTCAGCAAATGGAGTTCTTCGTGGACACTGTATCGGGCTATAAGGCCGACTGCGTGATGTTCCCGGAGTTTTTCAACGCGCCCATGATGGCCCTCACCAACGAGGAGTCGCCTTCGGTGGCTATCCGCTCGATGTCGGCCTTCACGGAGCCCATCAAAACCAAAATGATGGAGCTGGCCGTGAGCTACAACATCAACGTTATTGCCGGCTCTATGCCCCTCTACGATGATGGCAAGCTCTACAACGTATCGTACCTGTGCCGGCGCGACGGTACCGTGGACGAGCAGTACAAGCTGCACGTAACCCCCGACGAGGCCAGCTACTGGGGCATGCGCGGCGGCGACAAGCTGCGGTGCTTTGACACGGACTTCGGTAAAATCGGTATCCTCATTTGCTACGACGTGGAGTTCCCTGAGCTCTCGCGCATGCTGTCAGATGAAGGCATGAAAATCCTGTTTGTGCCTTTCTGGACGGATACCAAGAACGCCTACCAGCGTGTGCGTCTGTGTGCCCAGGCCCGAGCCATTGAGAACGAGTGCTACGTGGCCATTACCGGCTCAGTGGGCAACCTGCCTCGCGTTGAGAACATGGACATTCAGTACTCGCAGTCGGCGGTATTTAGCCCCTCAGACTTCGCTTTCCCCCACGACGCCATTGTGGCCGAGGCCACGCCCAACACCGAGATGACGCTGATTGCCGACCTCGACCTAGACTTGCTCAAAGACCTGAACACCAGCGGCGCCGTGCGTAACCTCCGCGACCGTCGCAGAGACTTGTACTCAGTGAGCTGGGTGAAGAAGACCGAGCGCGATGATGAATTGCTGGCCCAAGGAGAGGAGCGTGCTCCTAAAGCGCCTACCCGCCGCAAAACGCTGGCGTCCAGTTAA
- a CDS encoding DUF4394 domain-containing protein: MNSTFTSRLSALPKALLGLAALGLSVSAAQAQTVYGLSTSGATSVVSLVTFDAATPGTFTATVPITGLGTGQTLVGLDSRPNTGELFALGYNPTGTQAQLYTINRLTGAATTVGAALTLNLGTTTSRIGFDFNPTVDRIRVTGSNLTNFRLNPNNGALAATDGNLAYAATDANAAQTPGIGSVAYGNSYIGATTTVLYDIDETNSRYTTQSPPNDGILNSREQLTVSTAAALATDLDIYFNPTTSTNNAYLTIATGTAAAPSTQLYTLNFLTGASLTAVGNVGPAGTLVTDIAFAINRPVTLPVLTGQLAYALAGTNLLSFDTSAPGTIRTSVGITGVDAAQTVVGMDIRPLNNALYILGYNATAQTGQLYALNATTGAATSISGPLAMTLGTGDISFDFNPTVDRIRVVGANRNNYRLNPVTGTVAATDGQVAYTTGTNTPTIGAVAYTNSFMGADATSGTMLYNYDQALNVLNTQSTANPPADGQLTTVGASGITVNTTAPNVDMDIYSTGAGMNMAYLVANVGTSLNSGFYTLNLATGAATLVGTIGNGSTVRDIAIAGPAGVVTGTRPAAEVATGLSLFPNPVTREATVAFTLPRSGQVTLRITDALGRTVEEAQPGQLGAGAQTLRWNSASRKAGMYFLSLQLDGQPAGTQRVVVQ; the protein is encoded by the coding sequence ATGAACTCAACCTTTACTTCACGATTATCGGCTTTGCCAAAAGCACTGCTTGGGTTAGCGGCTCTAGGCCTATCTGTTAGCGCCGCCCAGGCCCAAACGGTTTACGGCCTCTCTACTAGTGGCGCTACCTCAGTGGTAAGCCTTGTAACGTTTGATGCCGCTACGCCAGGCACGTTTACGGCTACGGTACCCATTACCGGCCTGGGCACTGGCCAAACGCTGGTGGGCCTAGATTCGCGGCCGAATACAGGGGAGCTGTTTGCCCTCGGCTACAACCCCACCGGCACGCAGGCCCAGCTGTATACCATTAACCGCCTCACGGGCGCGGCTACTACTGTAGGCGCGGCGCTGACGCTGAACCTGGGTACCACTACCTCCCGCATTGGCTTTGATTTTAACCCTACCGTTGACCGCATTCGGGTGACGGGCAGCAACCTTACCAACTTCCGGCTCAACCCCAACAACGGCGCCCTGGCTGCCACCGATGGCAACCTAGCCTACGCGGCCACCGATGCTAATGCGGCCCAAACGCCCGGCATCGGGTCAGTGGCCTACGGCAACTCTTACATTGGGGCTACTACCACGGTGCTCTACGACATCGACGAAACCAACAGCCGCTACACCACTCAGAGCCCACCCAACGACGGCATTCTGAATAGCCGCGAGCAGCTCACCGTATCCACGGCTGCGGCCCTGGCCACCGATCTGGACATTTACTTTAACCCGACTACCAGCACTAACAACGCCTACCTGACCATTGCCACCGGTACTGCGGCGGCTCCGAGCACGCAGCTGTACACGCTCAACTTCCTGACCGGTGCCAGCCTCACGGCCGTGGGCAATGTGGGCCCTGCAGGTACGCTGGTCACAGATATTGCCTTTGCCATCAACCGCCCCGTGACCCTGCCGGTGCTTACGGGCCAACTGGCCTACGCGCTGGCCGGCACCAATTTGCTGAGCTTCGATACATCGGCCCCCGGCACCATTCGCACTTCGGTGGGTATTACGGGGGTTGATGCCGCCCAAACGGTAGTGGGCATGGATATACGCCCGCTCAACAATGCCCTGTACATTCTGGGCTACAACGCTACTGCCCAAACCGGTCAGCTGTACGCGCTCAATGCCACTACCGGTGCCGCCACTTCCATCAGCGGCCCCCTGGCCATGACCCTCGGCACCGGCGACATCAGCTTCGACTTCAACCCCACCGTTGACCGCATTCGGGTGGTAGGTGCCAACCGCAACAACTACCGTCTCAACCCCGTGACGGGTACTGTAGCGGCTACCGACGGGCAGGTGGCCTACACTACCGGCACCAACACGCCCACTATTGGCGCAGTGGCCTACACTAACAGCTTCATGGGCGCCGATGCCACTTCGGGCACCATGCTTTACAACTACGACCAGGCCCTGAACGTGCTCAACACCCAGAGCACCGCCAACCCACCCGCCGATGGGCAGCTCACCACCGTAGGCGCCTCGGGCATTACAGTAAATACTACCGCTCCCAACGTAGACATGGATATCTATAGCACCGGGGCGGGCATGAATATGGCCTACCTGGTGGCCAACGTGGGCACCTCGCTCAACAGCGGCTTCTATACCCTCAACCTGGCCACCGGCGCGGCTACACTGGTGGGCACCATCGGGAATGGCAGCACCGTGCGCGACATTGCTATTGCTGGCCCGGCCGGCGTAGTGACGGGCACCCGCCCAGCCGCTGAAGTGGCTACCGGGCTTTCGCTGTTCCCCAACCCCGTTACCCGTGAGGCCACAGTAGCCTTTACCCTCCCCCGCTCCGGCCAAGTCACGCTGCGGATAACTGATGCCCTTGGCCGCACCGTAGAGGAAGCCCAGCCGGGCCAGCTTGGGGCGGGCGCTCAAACGCTGCGCTGGAACTCGGCCTCGCGTAAAGCCGGTATGTACTTCCTGAGCCTGCAGCTAGATGGGCAGCCCGCGGGCACCCAACGCGTAGTAGTTCAGTAG
- a CDS encoding energy transducer TonB — MKCFYIALLAILMFSGRSQAQEKSATPVKHKKGQTEQGATAKDGRRVGKWYFYGNNDELELTFDYDSSRITYRPADTTRYLVRVGSQWELQHPTRAPRLIGSSRQRAIDIATKLRYPVVAMRQQQQGRLVMSFTVDTDGHTKDYIIENSVSPECDQEVWRVVKDLPDNWIPAVYQGQLVAARFYVVVHFRLSSELSPGSLKQGGLIAGLPPIAPAGNHFVDELIVNGQISKQTYIR, encoded by the coding sequence ATGAAGTGTTTTTATATTGCCCTGCTGGCGATACTCATGTTCTCGGGGCGCAGTCAGGCACAAGAGAAGTCGGCAACGCCTGTTAAGCATAAAAAAGGCCAGACTGAGCAGGGAGCCACGGCAAAAGATGGCCGCAGAGTTGGGAAGTGGTACTTCTACGGCAATAACGACGAGCTGGAACTCACCTTTGATTATGACTCCAGCCGCATTACTTATCGGCCCGCTGATACCACCCGTTACCTGGTGCGTGTAGGCAGCCAGTGGGAACTGCAACACCCCACTCGTGCCCCGCGCCTTATAGGCAGCTCAAGGCAACGGGCTATTGATATCGCCACTAAACTACGGTACCCTGTTGTGGCCATGAGGCAACAGCAACAGGGCAGACTGGTTATGTCATTTACGGTTGACACAGATGGCCATACCAAAGATTATATTATTGAGAACAGCGTTAGCCCCGAGTGCGACCAGGAAGTGTGGCGGGTGGTGAAAGATTTGCCCGACAATTGGATACCTGCTGTTTATCAGGGCCAACTGGTCGCCGCCAGGTTTTATGTGGTTGTGCACTTCAGACTGTCATCGGAGCTTAGCCCAGGCAGCCTGAAGCAGGGAGGACTAATTGCTGGTTTACCACCAATAGCCCCTGCCGGCAACCACTTTGTAGACGAGTTGATAGTCAACGGACAGATTAGTAAGCAGACCTATATCCGGTGA